One Streptosporangium becharense genomic window, CGCCGCAGCCCTCGCAGACCCGCTGATTGATCGCCACCCGTCTGACCGGGTCGGGCAGCGTGCCCTTCTTGCGCAGCCGCCGCTTCTCGGCAGCGCACTGCTGGTCGTGGACCAGCACGGTCACGCCCGGGGTCGCCGCCAGCTCACGCTGGGCGTCCTGCAGCGCCGACCGGTCGCGGACCTCGGCGATCGGCGCCAGCGCGACCCCCCGGTAGCGCTCGGGCTCGTCGGTGGTGACGATGACCCGGCGGACCCCCTCGGTCTCCAGCCAGCGGGTCAGGTCGGCCACCGACAGGGCCGGGGTGATCGTCTGGCCGCCGGTCATCGCGACCGCGCTGTTGTAGAGGATCTTGTAGGTGATGTTGACGCCCGCGCCGACCGCGGCCCTGACCGCGAGCGAGCCGCTGTGGTGGAAGGTGCCGTCGCCCAGGTTCTGGAAGATGTGCGGGGTGCCGGTGAACGGCGCCTGGCCGATCCACTGCGCACCCTCGCCGCCCATCTGGGTCAGGCCGGCCAGCGTGCCCTTGCCCTCGCGGTTGAGCACCACCATCGTGTGACAGCCGATCCCGGCCCCCACCACCGCACCGTCCGGGACGGCGGTGGAGCGGTTGTGCGGGCAGCCCGAGCAGAAGAACGGGGTGCGGCTGGCCGTGATCAGTTTCAGCGGCGCCGGGCGAGAGACGGTGGCCAGCCCTTTCTCCACGCGCTCGCCGATTCCCCGGCGGCGCAGCCGGAAGGCGACGGCCTTGGCGGCCAGGTCGGCGTCGACCGCTCCGTGCCGCGGGATCAGCGGCGCGTCGTTCTCGTCGAGCTTGCCCAGGACGCGGGGTGCGTCGGCCGTGCCGTACAGCACGTCCTTGACCAGGGTCTCCAGCAGCGGGCCCTTCTCCTCGACCACGAGGATCTCCGTCAGCCCCCGGGCGAAGGTCCGTACGATCTCCGGGTCCAGCGGCCAGAGCATGCCGATCTTCAGCAGCCGGATGCCCAGCTCCTCCGGGGTCACGCCGAGCCTGCGCAGGCCCTCCCGGACGTCGTAGTACGCGGTGCCGGAGGCGACGATGCCCAGCCAGGCGTCGCGGGGGTCGGCGGTGATCCGGTTGAGCTCGTTCTCCCGGGCGTACGCGCGGGCCAGCTCCAGGCGGGGGCCGGTGAGCGTGCGCTCCATCTCCAGCGACCAGGGGGTGAGCAGCGTGCCGTCGGGCACGTGCCGGTAGGGCCTGCCCTGGTGCTCGACGACGGGCATGACCGGAGTGATCCGGCCATGCCCGACGTCCACGGTGCCGGTGGCGTCCACGACGTTGGAGACGGCCTTCACCGCGACCCACAGGCCGCTGGCCCGGGACGCCGCTATCGCGTGGCGGCCCAGGTCGAGCAGCTCCTGGACGCTGCCGGGGTGGATCACCGGCATGCCCAGGGCGGCGAGCGAGCTCTCGGTCGCCGAGGGGAGTGTGGAGGACTTGCAGGTCGGATCGTCACCGCAGAAGGCGATCAGGCCCCCCAGGGGATGGGCGCCGACGAAGTTGCCGTGCCGGAACGCGTCGGCCGCGCGGTCCACGCCGGGCGCCTTGCCGTACCAGACGCCCAGCACGCCCGCCTTGCGCGGGTCGGGCAGGGTGGGCACGAGCTGGCTGCCCCACACCGCGGTGGCGCCGAGCTCCTCGTTCTGGCCGGGGCGGTGCACGACGTCGAGCGGCTCGGCGAACGCGCGGGAGCGGGCCAGCTCCTGGTCGAAGCCGCCGAGGGGGGAGCCGGGGTAGCCCGAGACCATCGCGCCGGTGTCGAACCCGGCGGCGCGGTCGGCGCGCATCTGGTCGAGGATCACGCGGACGAGCACCTGGGTGCCGTTCATGAACACCCGGCCTTGTTCCAGCAGGTAGCGGTCGTCGGGGGAGACCTCACCGGCATCGGCGGAGATCGTCATTAGCGTGGTCCCGTCTGTCGGACTCCTGCGATTGCCGAAAGGTTATGTCACAGAGAACGGAATTCGATGTCAATCTTTCGTAGGGATGTGCCGGGGGTTAGCATCAGATGCCATGGATGTGACGGATCGCGCAATTCTGAGCTTTCTGCAGGCCGAGGGCAGGCTGAGCAACCTGGAGCTGGCCGAGCGGGTCCGGCTCACGCCGTCGCCCTGTCTGCGCCGGGTCCGCAACCTTGAGGAGTCCGGGGTGATCACCGGCTACCGTGCGGTGATCGACCCGGTCGCCGTCGGGCGGGGCTTCCAGGTGGTCGCCTACGTCGAGCTGGAGGGCCAGGACGCCGAGACGGTCACCGCTTTCGAGGCCGCCGTCATGGAGATCGACGACGTGGTGGAGTGCCTGCGCATGTTCGGCCGTCCCGACTACGTGCTGCGGGTGGCGGTCCCCGACATGGACGCCTACAGCCAGCTCTGCCTGGAGAAGCTGGGTCGCCTGCCCGGTCTCGACAAGCTGACCTCGCAGATCGCGATGAAGGCCCTCAAGCCCGGGGGCGTCCTCCCGCTCTGAGCCGCAGGCACCGCCCGGTTTCCGCATGGTCGGCCGGTTGCCGCCCGATGGCGCCCGCTTCCAGGTATGAGGATTCACTCATGCCGTACGCGCCGTCCAGCATTGGCACTCCTGACCGTGGTCATCGATAGTTGACCCCATGCACCGACCCCTGACCGTCGCCGTCATCGGCGATTCCGATGAGACGTCCGCCTCCTACCTGACCACGAACGACGCCCTGCGCCACTCCGCCGGGCACCTGGGGGTGGAGGTGGACATCCGCTGGCTGCCGACCCCTCCCCTGGAGACCGACCTGTCGGCCGTCCGGTCGGCCGACGCACTGTGGTGCGCCCCCGGCAGCCCCTACCGCAGCCTGTCAGGGGCGTTGCGTGCGATGCGCCACGGCCGTGAGCACGGGATCCCGACCCTGGGCACGTGCGGCGGCTACCAGCACATCGTCATCGAGTACGCCCGCAACGTGCTGGGTTTCACCGACGCGCAGCACGCTGAGTACGACCCCTACGCCTCGCGGTTGTTCGTCTCCAGGCTCGCGTGCTCCCTGGTGGGGAAGACCATGCCGGTCATGCTCGTACCAGGCTCGACGGCCGCCGCCCTGTACGGTGAGGAGAAGGTCGAGGAGGAGTACTACTGCAACTTCGGGCTCAACCCCGACCACCAGCGGACCCTCCACGACGGCGGCCTGCGGGTGATCGGCACCGACGCCGACGGCGAGGCCCGCATCCTGCAAGTGCCCGGCCACCCCTTCTACCTGGCCACGCTCTTCCTCCCGCAGGCCCGCTCGTCGAGCGCCGGGCCGCACCCGCTGATCACCGGCTTCCTGAGGGCGGCGCTGAAGGCATGACGTTCACCCAGCTCCGGATCCTGCAGGCGGTGGCGCGCACCGGCAACATGACCCGGGCGGCCGAGGAACTCGCCACCACCCAGTCAGCGGTGAGCCACGCCCTGCGCCTGCTGGAACGCGAGCTCGGTCTGCCCCTGTTCATCCGGGGCAACCAGGGGGTGACCCTGACCCCCGCCGGCCGTACCGTGAGCCGGCGGGCCGCGCTCATCCTGACCCAGCTGGAGGCTCTCGACCAGGAGGTGGCGGTCGCCCGCAGCCAGTCGGGCGGCCGCCTGCGCATCGGCGTCATCCCCAGCGCCAACGCGCACCTGCTCCCGTCCGTCCTGCGCGCCTTCACCGCCGCGCATCCCCGCGTTACCCTCACCGTGCTGGAGGGATCCGACCCCGAGGTCCTGGACTGGCTCCAGACCGGCGCGGTCGACGTCGCCACCATCACCACCACCGCCCCCCACCTGACCGTCACCCCGTTCTCCCGTGACCGCATGCTCGCCGTCTTCCCGGCCGCCCACCGGCTGAGCTCCCGACCCGCCGTCACCGTGGCCGACGTGGCCCGTCACCCCTTCATCATGTCCGCGGGCGGCTGTGAGCCGCTGATCATGGAGGTTGTACGACGAGCGGGGGCGACCCTGCGCTGTCACTACCGCGTCCGCGAGACCGGCAGCATCCTCGCCATGGTCGCCGAGGAGCTCGGCGTGTCGATCATCCCTGAGCTGGCCCTTCCGGCGCAGACCACGGGGATCTGCGCGATACCGCTTGAGCCGGAGGAGACGCGCACCATCATGCTCGGTCTCCCGGGGGACGGTGCGGCGCTGCCCATGGCCGCCGCTTTCACCGAGCTGGCTCTGCGCGAGGTGCCCCCGGCGTACCGCTGCGTCGCCGGTTCTGTCGGTGGCCGTTCCTAGGATCGGCGCGCGAGTGCGAACCGCATCGCGACACCTTCCCACCGCAGAAAAGGCGTGTTCGTTGAACAACCTGCAGCAACACCTGTCACGGTGCATCGCCTCCTCCCTGGCGCGTCAGATCGCCTTCGGCGAGCTGACCGGCCACCTGGGCTGGGCCGTGGACGTGAACACCGGGACGATCACGTTCGGCGACGACCTCAGGTTTCCGATCCAGCTCCTGGGCACGGAAAGCGACGCTGAGCAGACCTGGCTCTGGGCCTGGGCGAACACGCGGAGCAACCTCCCGCCTGCTCTGCTGCGCGCCGCCACCTGGCTGCGGGAGTACGGGCTGCAGCACCGCATCCCGGAGCTGACCGAGGCGCAGGTGCCGCTCGACTCGGCCGACGGGCACCTTCTCGCCCTGCTGTCGGCGGGGCTGACCGGGCGTTGTTACTACCGCGGGTCCCACCAGGGCGGGGCGGTGTTCCTGCTCGTGGAGGCCGTGCCGGACTCGGTGCTGGCGCCCGTGCCGCCGGAACGCGCCGTCGCCGTCCTGTCCCACGCCATCGGGATGTGCGAGCTCGATCATCGAACACTGGTCGGCAGCTTCCTGACCCAGCAGGGCTGGCAGGTCGAGACGGCGGCGGCGGCCATCGCGGGGCGGCACCCCGGCGGGTCGGAGCTGCGGGTGGAGTTCGACGGCCAGG contains:
- a CDS encoding indolepyruvate ferredoxin oxidoreductase family protein, with translation MTISADAGEVSPDDRYLLEQGRVFMNGTQVLVRVILDQMRADRAAGFDTGAMVSGYPGSPLGGFDQELARSRAFAEPLDVVHRPGQNEELGATAVWGSQLVPTLPDPRKAGVLGVWYGKAPGVDRAADAFRHGNFVGAHPLGGLIAFCGDDPTCKSSTLPSATESSLAALGMPVIHPGSVQELLDLGRHAIAASRASGLWVAVKAVSNVVDATGTVDVGHGRITPVMPVVEHQGRPYRHVPDGTLLTPWSLEMERTLTGPRLELARAYARENELNRITADPRDAWLGIVASGTAYYDVREGLRRLGVTPEELGIRLLKIGMLWPLDPEIVRTFARGLTEILVVEEKGPLLETLVKDVLYGTADAPRVLGKLDENDAPLIPRHGAVDADLAAKAVAFRLRRRGIGERVEKGLATVSRPAPLKLITASRTPFFCSGCPHNRSTAVPDGAVVGAGIGCHTMVVLNREGKGTLAGLTQMGGEGAQWIGQAPFTGTPHIFQNLGDGTFHHSGSLAVRAAVGAGVNITYKILYNSAVAMTGGQTITPALSVADLTRWLETEGVRRVIVTTDEPERYRGVALAPIAEVRDRSALQDAQRELAATPGVTVLVHDQQCAAEKRRLRKKGTLPDPVRRVAINQRVCEGCGDCARKSECLSVLPVETEFGRKTEIHQSSCNKDYSCVDGDCPSFVTVVPAGKGTAGKRPPVPAPPRMPVPGLPTGETSIRLVGIGGTGVVSVAQILGTAAMLDGKRSRGLDQTGLAQKGGTVVSDILIFEGDGDRTTPSGAAGVDAYLALDLIGATDPKHLAAADRDRTVAVVSTSLVPTGSMVLDPATHLTDPASPVGALEARTRRELNVYLDAERVAQALFGDHMPANTIVVGAAWQRGLIPIRLESIERAIRAGGGRAAERTIAAFHWGRAVVSDPEAVARATRPAVPVPPPVAREAARLVDALAEPGTELHRILSARVPDLAAYQNPRYAVRYAHAVRAVLDREREALGAEGWEPAGSFPVTEAYARQLHRLMAYKDEYEVARLHLDPAERARIAAEFGPGARISYNLHPPALRALGMKRKLRLGPWFDPAFHLLYGMRGLRGTRLDPFGLGRVRRTERELAEEYTRDLHRALAFLDRGTAERVRELAELPDVVRGYEDVKLRGVAAYRERAAELLGDLRRG
- a CDS encoding DUF6882 domain-containing protein, giving the protein MNNLQQHLSRCIASSLARQIAFGELTGHLGWAVDVNTGTITFGDDLRFPIQLLGTESDAEQTWLWAWANTRSNLPPALLRAATWLREYGLQHRIPELTEAQVPLDSADGHLLALLSAGLTGRCYYRGSHQGGAVFLLVEAVPDSVLAPVPPERAVAVLSHAIGMCELDHRTLVGSFLTQQGWQVETAAAAIAGRHPGGSELRVEFDGQGRIGDIRATIQAG
- a CDS encoding CTP synthase C-terminal region-related (seleno)protein, whose amino-acid sequence is MHRPLTVAVIGDSDETSASYLTTNDALRHSAGHLGVEVDIRWLPTPPLETDLSAVRSADALWCAPGSPYRSLSGALRAMRHGREHGIPTLGTCGGYQHIVIEYARNVLGFTDAQHAEYDPYASRLFVSRLACSLVGKTMPVMLVPGSTAAALYGEEKVEEEYYCNFGLNPDHQRTLHDGGLRVIGTDADGEARILQVPGHPFYLATLFLPQARSSSAGPHPLITGFLRAALKA
- a CDS encoding Lrp/AsnC family transcriptional regulator → MDVTDRAILSFLQAEGRLSNLELAERVRLTPSPCLRRVRNLEESGVITGYRAVIDPVAVGRGFQVVAYVELEGQDAETVTAFEAAVMEIDDVVECLRMFGRPDYVLRVAVPDMDAYSQLCLEKLGRLPGLDKLTSQIAMKALKPGGVLPL
- a CDS encoding LysR family transcriptional regulator — translated: MTFTQLRILQAVARTGNMTRAAEELATTQSAVSHALRLLERELGLPLFIRGNQGVTLTPAGRTVSRRAALILTQLEALDQEVAVARSQSGGRLRIGVIPSANAHLLPSVLRAFTAAHPRVTLTVLEGSDPEVLDWLQTGAVDVATITTTAPHLTVTPFSRDRMLAVFPAAHRLSSRPAVTVADVARHPFIMSAGGCEPLIMEVVRRAGATLRCHYRVRETGSILAMVAEELGVSIIPELALPAQTTGICAIPLEPEETRTIMLGLPGDGAALPMAAAFTELALREVPPAYRCVAGSVGGRS